In Mytilus trossulus isolate FHL-02 chromosome 6, PNRI_Mtr1.1.1.hap1, whole genome shotgun sequence, a single window of DNA contains:
- the LOC134721504 gene encoding formin-J-like, protein MRDGWHDSSPTEKFQGNVLVNTLLKKYPGRFQSRWAAVKFARGLFRDGIINSVANLKSFEDSGQLYTWPNNDSSAEWRKMTSHEEHSNFRGYTPKKKNFNDQEDIDIIKSVKSALSGAKQDTSLISKFFKDLQKDFLDSNSPQKTQPSERNWINPRLSTASSESSADTITHSYSKFKDKPGSKVNNNHNYQMGSNTRNYSSIPEEDMPVLDRSHGGSSLEYELSAGNPSNGRRWQEAQFCYSDNEKQLIEEMKKMKRDHNESIQAYEERISKLMAKMHELKGIAEMLENSSTKGSPYGLLPGRAHLINILGNKQDKKPIGSTTGGFIPPPLPPRPTKGNKVYPNKPIIHPKCKMKHLDWSRIILKDGSQNSLTTLWHNMAEPKIDTDELERLFRCFSGVGNSLYDDIVNRRGKSKHQYVTILTGDQSRRLVSTMKVLPCELPTVVDGLTAMDYQAVQSDRFVELVEILATCNEIDTIMYHVKRKGSANIDHPEFFISEISKLDHLKDRLDFMRFKKKVQWHLFEIDQQLRELHTACDEISNSMALKNLMETLLAVGNYVNGGTEEGQADGFTIETMNKLKEIQDQDNKSNLLEFVLKMYCQLYETEVDVSCPTRFRLPEPSNMRHAAQVSFESIQETLQNLHGELKIHKEKVAEQFSQNGNNENTFQIKSTIDNFHTSAIEMLTEEERLLHDTKDVYQKTSTYFLYGEAPNKPQNFFQIWAIFLHDCKYYWKLAHRRIAKERFELEFKYKGQTSMGASHGFDNYRANMLRHLTTLRNTNDPKDGSLHVKHLNNWMGTNEVPIKQEKSGSVYSSHQMDNKQKYTPQRSTSPKPLTSDPPDSASVHKPQPMKSGSTPPHYENQNDFEKVVYGSKHEIQSDERSGNSDKTDKSQFSFKSWLKREPGKRHNSGESKSSGEDKRLEQTIENGKRTSGETTLSKIKHSVVQKFTSSTTTSKQRHQQSVQNIYVTTTEKAYQSPPSYVPLSLNVNDIDPYETSLGRESRYGTMSSEIDLRPNGFDKGNLNDSDLQVNSAERRSKFDASKFTYKGVKTRQGSDISTEYASLYHTPPFSSPPVTHIDKDGYASPIILNSTSKSDINNNDTKLRGQGRDPRNRAPLALGSNISISDAYKRSDTEHTDAKKLHLEKKDKFANDSAVYPHSSHVSRSGHYPSETPTSRSYNTLEHSETNVKSTYPYSDSRANENSHHLSSVKKPWEIARDPPAKPERVLERYPGSQNLSINPESAHREVRTNQQFGMSNDQIPQNNDNRKYISRTAINRAPITSLIKRFEKDHEHDLNKESNEQPTKQIMLSTSTPITPRRPMTLHENDDDPPPLPPRYDFHSSSNKQGFETNSHQQFTPQFSETAKLQRTPLKPIHTRESTGTSEQEEGYKDKLRKAATSAVFERYKSQGTPPKRQGGETQTPQYGRQSSNQSQFSHQSSLNQAAVTPSIRQNLPFGRHDDAAFSNPSLLSYTPQQQTPQSQSRKAGLGRFANISTHQASNSDNRSSIHL, encoded by the exons atGAGAGATGGATGGCATGATTCATCACCAACAGAGAAATTTCAAGGAAATGTTCTAGTGAATACTCTCCTTAAAAAATATCCAGGTCGGTTTCAAAGTCGTTGGGCTGCCGTAAAGTTTGCCAGAGGCCTTTTTCGTGACGGCATTATAAACAGTGTCGCTAATCTAAAATCTTTCGAGGATTCTGGACAACTTTATACGTGGCCAAATAATGACTCCTCCGCCGAATGGCGTAAAATGACGTCTCACGAAGAACATTCAAATTTCCGAGGATACACTCCGAAAAAGAAAAACTTCAACGACCAAGAAGATATCGATATTATCAAGAGTGTGAAATCCGCTCTAAGTGGAGCAAAACAAGATACATCTTTAATCAGTAAATTCTTCAAGGATCTTCAGAAGGATTTTCTTGATTCTAACTCGCCACAGAAGACACAGCCATCTGAGCGTAACTGGATTAATCCAAGATTGAGTACTGCGTCTAGTGAAAGTTCTGCTGATACAATTACTCATAgctattcaaaattcaaagacAAACCTGGAAGTAAAgtaaataataatcataattatCAAATGGGTTCTAATACACGAAATTATAGTTCAATACCCGAGGAAGATATGCCTGTCCTTGACCGTTCTCATGGTGGATCTTCTTTAGAGTATGAATTATCAGCAGGTAATCCATCCAATGGCAGACGATGGCAAGAAGCACAATTTTGTTATTCagacaatgaaaaacaacttattgaagaaatgaagaaaatgaaacGAGATCATAATGAATCAATACAAGCTTATGAAGAAAGAATCAGTAAACTTATGGCCAAAATGCATGAACTTAAAGGTATTGCTGAAATGTTGGAAAATTCTAGTACCAAAGGTTCACCTTACGGTTTACTTCCTGGTCGAGCAcatcttataaatattttag GGAATAAACAGGACAAGAAACCCATAGGATCTACAACGGGTGGATTTATCCCTCCTCCATTACCGCCAAGACCAACCAAAGGCAATAAAGTGTATCCAAATAAACCTATTATTCAtccaaaatgtaaaatgaaacatttagaTTGGTCAAGGATTATTCTTAAAGATG GATCACAAAATTCTTTAACTACGTTATGGCACAACATGGCAGAGCCAAAAATTGACACAGACGAGCTTGAACG GCTATTCCGATGTTTTAGTGGAGTAGGAAATAGTCTCTACGATGATATTGTAAATCGTCGAGGGAAGTCAAAACACCAG TATGTGACCATTCTAACCGGTGACCAGTCACGGCGTCTAGTCAGTACCATGAAAGTATTGCCGTGTGAGTTACCGACTGTTGTAGATGGTCTAACAGCGATGGATTATCAGGCCGTACAATCAGATAG ATTCGTGGAGCTTGTGGAAATTCTTGCTACCTGTAATGAAATAGACACAATCATGTACCACGTGAAAAGAAAAGGATCAG CTAATATTGATCATCCAGAATTTTTCATCagtgaaatttcaaaattggaTCACCTGAAAGACAGACTTGATTTCATGagatttaaaaagaaagttCAGTGGCACTTATTTGAAATAG ATCAACAACTACGTGAACTTCATACAGCTTGTGATGAAATttcaaacag caTGGCCTTAAAGAACTTGATGGAAACATTACTAGCAGTGGGTAATTACGTTAATGGAGGTACAGAGGAAGGACAGGCAGATGGATTTACCATAGAAACGATGAACAAACTGAAGGAAATACAAGATCAA gataataaaagtaatttactggagtttgttttgaaaatgtattgtcAGCTTTATGAGACTGAAGTTGATGTTAGTTGTCCCACTAGGTTCAGACTTCCAGAACCATCCAATATGAGACATGCTGCTCAG GTTTCGTTTGAAAGCATTCaagaaactttacaaaatctTCATGGTGAATTGAAGATTCACAAGGAAAAA gTTGCTGAGCAGTTCTCACAGAACGGAAATAATGAGAATACTTtccaaataaaatcaacaatTGATAACTTTCATACTTCAG CTATTGAGATGTTAACAGAAGAAGAACGGTTATTGCACGATACAAAAGATGTCTATCAAAAgacttcaacatattttctttatggTGAAGCGCCG aataaaCCACagaacttttttcaaatatgggCAATATTTCTACATGACTGCAAATATTACTGGAAGCTGGCACATCGGCGAATCGCTAAAGAAAGATTCGAacttgaatttaaatataaaggACAAACG TCTATGGGAGCTTCGCATGGCTTTGACAACTACAGAGCAAATATGTTGCGACACTTGACAACCCTCAGGAATACCAACGATCCAAAAGATGGTTCATTGCATgtcaaacatttaaacaattggATGGGCACAAATGAAGTTCCTATTAAACAGGAAAAGTCGGGGTCGGTATATTCATCACATCAAATGGACAATAAGCAGAAATATACACCACAAAGAAGTACGTCTCCGAAACCGCTTACCTCAGATCCGCCTGATTCAGCTAGTGTGCATAAACCTCAACCAATGAAAAGTGGATCTACTCCTCCGCactatgaaaatcaaaatgattttgaaaaagtagtGTATGGttcaaaacatgaaattcaAAGTGATGAAAGGAGTGGTAATTCAGACAAAACAGACAAATCacagttttcttttaaatcttgGTTAAAGAGAGAACCAGGGAAGAGGCATAATAGCGGCGAAAGTAAATCTAGTGGTGAGGACAAACGTTTAGaacaaacaattgaaaatggTAAACGTACATCAGGAGAGACAACCCTTTCTAAAATCAAACATTCAGTAGTTCAAAAATTTACTAGTTCGACAACAACATCAAAGCAGCGCCATCAACAGTCCGtccaaaatatatatgtaacaacaACTGAAAAAGCATATCAATCGCCACCCTCATATGTGCCATTGAGCTTAAATGTAAATGACATTGACCCATACGAGACAAGCTTAGGGCGGGAAAGTAGGTATGGTACGATGTCATCAGAAATAGATTTGCGACCGAATGGATTTGATAAAGGGAATTTAAATGATTCAGATTTGCAGGTTAATTCTGCTGAACGCAGGAGCAAGTTCGATGCTTCTAAGTTCACATATAAAGGAGTGAAAACACGACAAGGTTCAGATATTTCTACAGAGTACGCATCATTATATCACACTCCTCCATTTTCTTCTCCGCCAGTGACCCATATCGATAAGGATGGGTACGCATCTCCCATCATTCTCAACTCTACATCGAAAAGTGATattaacaataatgatactaaGTTGCGAGGACAAGGTCGAGATCCGAGAAATCGAGCACCCCTAGCTCTTGGTAGTAACATAAGTATTTCAGACGCTTATAAAAGATCTGATACAGAACATACTGACGCCAAGAAATTGCATTTAGAAAAGAAGGATAAATTTGCTAACGATTCTGCAGTGTATCCTCACTCATCACATGTTTCTCGTTCTGGTCATTATCCGAGTGAAACTCCAACGAGCAGAAGTTATAACACATTAGAACATAgtgaaacaaatgttaaatcaaCTTATCCATATTCAGATTCACGTGCCAATGAAAATTCACATCATTTATCATCCGTTAAAAAACCTTGGGAAATTGCACGCGATCCACCTGCAAAACCGGAAAGAGTGTTGGAAAGATATCCGGGCAGTCAAAATCTGTCCATTAATCCGGAAAGTGCACATAGGGAAGTGAGAACTAATCAGCAATTTGGGATGTCTAATGATCAAATACCTCAAAATAATGATAACAGGAAATATATATCTAGAACTGCAATTAACCGTGCTCCGATAACATCACTGATCAAACGATTTGAAAAAGACCACGAACATGATTTAAATAAGGAATCTAATGAACAGCCTACTAAACAAATCATGTTGTCGACATCAACACCCATTACACCTCGACGACCAATGACATTGCACGAAAATGATGATGATCCACCACCTCTTCCGCCACGGTACGACTTCCATTCGTCATCTAATAAACAAGGGTTTGAAACAAACTCCCATCAGCAGTTTACACCACAGTTTTCCgaaacagcaaaattgcaaagaaCTCCTTTGAAACCCATTCATACGCGAGAAAGCACAGGAACAAGCGAACAAGAGGAAGGTTATAAGGATAAATTGCGTAAAGCGGCAACTAGTGCGGTTTTTGAACGTTATAAATCTCAGGGTACTCCTCCGAAACGTCAAGGTGGTGAAACACAGACTCCGCAGTATGGTCGACAAAGTAGCAATCAGTCTCAATTCAGTCATCAAAGCAGCCTCAATCAAGCTGCAGTTACTCCGTCAATAAGACAAAACCTTCCATTTGGGCGCCATGATGATGCGGCATTTTCAAATCCTTCATTACTCTCATATACACCTCAACAGCAAACTCCCCAATCTCAGAGCCGAAAAGCTGGACTTGGCCGGTTTGCAAATATTTCAACACACCAAGCATCAAATTCGGATAATAGATCCTCAATCCATTTATGA